Part of the Oscillibacter hominis genome is shown below.
AATCCAGTTTGGCCTTTTTCAGGTTCTCCCGGTAAATGACCCCTTTGTCCAGCAAAATGATGGGCTTTCCGCTGAGCATGCGGCGCGCCTTCAGGGACTTTTCGGTCCAGATGGTGATCCCCAACGCAACAAGGCCGTAGACGATCATCGCCACCAGCGGCTGAATTGGCTGCTCCAGTTCCGTTGCAAGCTCCGCAGCAATGGAGCCGATGGTGATTCCGATCACATAGTCGAACATGGTCATCTGGGAGACCTGCTTGCTGCCCATCAGCTTAGTCAGGATCAGCAGAACCACAAGGGAGACCAGGGAAATTCCGGCGACACTCAGCACTTCAATCATAAAACCCCTCCTGCCAGGCTCGGCAGGCCTGCCGAGCAGTACGGGAGCAGTTTGTGTCATAAGCCTGAATTTATTCCTCCTCTTCCCAGATCTGCCCCGCGTGGTATTCGTTGGCCTTGGCATTGATGTACTGGGCCTTCAGCTTGGAATAGAGAATGGTCTGGCTGCTGTACAGCCCGTTGTAGCCGGAGAGCATGTAGCTGATGCCGCAGGAGAGGGCGAAATAGAGCATCCCCCCGGCGCCGAACAGCTCAATGCTCAAAAAGATGGAGGCGATTGGGCAGTTCACCGCCCCGCAGAACACAGATACCAGCCCCAGCGCCGCGCCGAAGGCGGCGGGAATCCCCAGCAGCGGCCCCATCCAGCAGCCGAATGTGGCCCCCACGAAAAAGGAGGGCACCACTTCTCCGCCCTTGAATCCCGCGCCCAGCGTCACGGCGGTGAATAGTATCTTCAAAAGGAACGACTCCGGCCGTGCCGCGCCGCCCTCCACGGCCCGGACGATCACCTCCATGCCTGCGCCGTTGTAGTCCCCGGTTCCACAGAGAAAGGTCAGCACAATGACGGCACATCCGCCCACGGCCGCCCGGACCCACGGATTGGGCAGACACTTCGTCAGGGCGCGCTGGAGGTAGTGGATGCTGTTGCAAAAAAGGATGGACACGAGGGCACACAGCGCGCCCAGGACCGCCACCCGGGCCATCATGGCCGCATCCAACTCCGGCGCGGCCACGGCAAAGCGGGTGGGCTCCACCCCCAGCTCAAGGGAGACCCAATAGGCGGTCAGCGACCCCACCAGGCAGGGAATGAACGCGGCGTGGTACAACACGCCGATGCTGACCACGACGATGGCGAACACCGTGGCGGTGAGCGGAGTCCCGAAGAGGGCGGAAAAAAAGGCCGACATACCGCACAGCGTGGCCGTGCGGATGTCCCGGTCGTCCATTTGGAACATCATGCCCATGTGGTAGCCGATGTCGCCGCCCATCTGAAGGGCCGCGCCCTCCCGGCCCGCGCTGCCGCCGCAGAGGTGGGTCAGCAGCGTGCTGAAAAAGATGGTGGGCAGCAGCCAGATGGAGAGCCCCTTCCCAAGGTGGACCACATCGATGATATCATTGGTGCCCTGGCCCTCCGTGCGGGTCAGCTTGTAGAGCCCCACAATGGCCAGGCCCGCCGCCGGCAGCAGCCACAAAAGCCAGGGGTGTCCCGTACGGTACTCCGTCGCCAGCTCCACCCCCATGTGGAACAGCGCGCCAAGAATGCCGCAGCAAAACCCCGTCACCACCGCCAGGGCCACCCACTTGCCCAAGGCGGTCAGATACAGCTTCACCCGGTAAAAAAATGCCCTGCACGCGTCCATGCGTCCCTCTCCCATCCATTCAACTGCGCCCTCCGGCGATTTCCCCATTCCGGCCGTCTGATCAAGCCGTTAAAATCCCGTTAAAAATATTATAAAAAATTCCCCGGCGGAATGCAACTCCCTTTCCTGGGGAATGGAAAACACAATTTTCGCCTTTCTATCCGCCCCCTGGCTCCAACATGACGCTTTTTCATTGCTGAGAGTTCAAAATTTTCAGCTTCCTTGGTTGAATATCCCATCCGGATGTCGTATACTGATGACATAAATGAAAAAACAGAGCACCCACAACTGAAAACAGAAAATGGAGGCAACGAAAATGAAGTACGGTCGCACATTCAATTTCTCCGCAGGTCCCGCCATGATGCCCGAGCCTGTCCTGGAGGAGATCGCCGGCGAGGTGCTGAACTATCGCGGCAGCGGTATGAGCGTGATGGAGATGAGTCACCGCTCCAAGGTGTTCCAGACCATTGTTGACGAGACAGAGGCTGATCTGCGCAAGCTGATGGGCATCCCCGACAACTACAAGGTCCTGTTCGTCCAAGGCGGCGGCACGCTGCAGTTTGCCATGGTTCCCATGAACCTGATGAAAAACGGCGTGGCCTGCTATGTGGAAACCGGCTCCTGGTCCAAGAAGGCCATTGCCGAGGCCAAGAAATACGGTGAGGTGAAGGTCGTCGCCTCCAGCGCGGACAAGAACTTCACCTATGTCCCCGACTGCTCCGATCTGGATATCCCCGACAACGCCGACTATGTCTACATCTGCGAAAACGAGACCATCAACGGCACCACTTATACCTCCCTGCCCAACACCAAGGGCAAGATCCTGGTCTCCGACCAGTCCTCCATGTTCCTGTCCAAGCCCTGCAACGTCTCCGACTACGGCCTGATCTGGGCCGGCGTCCAGAAGAACGTGGGCCCCGCCGGCATGGCCGTGGTCATCGTCCGTGAGGACTTGATCCGCGACGATCTGGCGGACTATGTGCCCACCTACATGAAGTACAAGACCCACGCCGACAGCGGCTCCATGTACAACACCCCCAACTGCTGGGCAATCTACTGCTGCGGCAAGGTGTTCAAGTATCTGATGGACATGGGCGGCCTGGAGGCCATGAATCAGCGCAACATCGAAAAGGCCCAGGTCCTGTACGACTTCCTGGATTCCAGCAAGCTGTTCAAGGGCACTGTGGAGAAGCAGTACCGCTCCCTGATGAACATCCCCTTCACCACCGGCGACAAGGAGATGGACGCCGACGTGGTGGCTGCCACCAAGGCCGCCGGCTACGATAACCTGAAGGGCCACAAGAGTGTGGGCGCACTGCGCGCCTCTACTTATAACGCCATGCCCAAGGAAGGCGTTGAGGCCCTGGTGGGCTTCCTGAGCAAGTACGAGGCGGAGCACACCAAGTAAGCCGCTGACTCTACATTATAAATTAAAGGAGACGTTTCATATGCGTATTCTGGTTACTGACGGTATGGACAAGACCGCCCTGGCCAAGCTGAAGGAAAACGGCCATGAGGTAGTGGAGCAGTTCTATGAGCCCGACGCCCTGGGCGCCGCGCTGAAAGAGTTCGACGTGGCTGTGGTTCGCAGCGCCACCAAGGTCCGCGCAAAGCAGATCGACGAGGCCAAGGGCGGCAAGCTGAAGGTCATCATCCGCGGCGGTGTGGGTGTGGACAACATCGATGTGGACTATGCCAAGGAAAACGGGATTGAGGTCCGCAATACTCCCCGCGCCTCCTCCAACGCTGTGGCAGAGCTGGCTCTGGCCCACATGTTCTCCTGCGCCCGCAACGTATCCGTGGCCGGCCACACCATGCGGGAAGGAAAGTGGGAGAAGAAGGCTTATTCCAAGGGCATGGAGCTCACCGGCAAGACTCTGGGCGTACTGGGCTACGGCCGCATCGGCCAGTCCATCGGCGCCAAGGCCCAGGCATTCGGCATGAACGTCCTGGCATACGATATCTTCAAGGTGGACGGCCTGGAGTGCGACACCATGCACTATGCCGAGATGGATGAGGTGCTGGCCAACTCCGACATCATCACCCTCCACACCCCTGCCATCGAGGGCAAGCCCTTCATCAACCGTGAGACCATCGCCAAGATGAAAGACGGCGTGATCTTCATCAACACCTCCCGCGGCACCAACGTGGACGAGGAGGCCCTGTTGGAAGCGCTGAACTCCGGCAAGGTCCGTGCCGCCGGCCTGGACGTGTTTGCCGAAGAGGCCGCCAGCAACAAAGAACTGCTCAATCATCCCCACGTCTCCTGCACCCCCCACATCGGCGCGGGCACCCAGGAGGCCCAGCAGCGCATCGGCATGGAGATCGTCGACATCGTCGAGAGCTTTGCCAAATAAATCTGGTTTTCTCCCTCTCCCCTCCGGCTTTTGCCGGAGGGGTTTTTTTGTCCATTTCATTCTGCCAACTTCTACTTTTTATTAAGTTGTAATTAAATTGTTACACTTTTTGCGCAATATTAACGCCATTTTCTCTAAATATCTCACATTTTCGCAATGTTCATAAATAATTAACAACTGACATCCTATTGACATTCTAAAGTTGTTAGTATATAATAAGTCCATCTTACTTACAGATGGATTGGAAGTGGCTGCATGGCGGAGAAAGTAGTACCTGCACAATATCTGCAAATTGCCTACGATCTGGCGTCCCGGATTGCCAGCGGTGAGTTTCAGGAGGGCAGCAAAATCTACGGCCGGTCCGTGATGGCGTCGGAGTATTCCGTCTCGCCGGAGACCATTCGCCGGGCGCTGAAGCAGTTAGCGGATATGCGGGTGGTGGACGTCAGGCCCCAGAGCGGGGTCAACGTGCTTTCAGCGGACAATGCCAGGCGGTATCTGGAGCAGTACGGCGAACACTCCGACACCTTTGCCCTGTACGCGCAGCTCAAGGATCTGATCGGCGAGTACACGGAGCTCAATCACCGGCTGATCGACGTGACCACAGCGCTGCTGAGCAACAGCGCCACCTATTCCGCCGCTGCCAACCGCCCTTTTCCAAACTATGAAATCCGCATTCCCAAGGACTCTGCCCTGATTGGGAAAAGCATCGGCTCCATCCGCTTTTGGCAGGCCACCGGCGGCACCATCGTGGCCATCCGGCGTGGGCAGCATGTGATCCTCTCCCCCGGCCCCTTTGCCGAACTGTATGCGGGGGACGTCATTTTGATGGTGGGGAGCGAGGATGCAGTCAGCGCCGCCGAAGAATTCGTCAATCGTAAAATTGTAAAGGAGAGTGTGATATGATCGAATTTCAACACGTGTCAAAGTCCTACGGGAAGACGCAGATTCTGAAGGATCTGACCTATACCCTGAAAGACGGCGAATTTGTCGTTTTGATCGGCCCCTCCGGCTGTGGAAAAACCACCTCGTTAAAAATGATCAACCGGCTCATCGAGCCTGACAGCGGTCATATCCTCATCGACGGGAAAGACGCCGCCTCTATAAACCCGGTGGAGCTGCGCCGCCACATCGGCTATGTCATCCAGCAGATCGGCCTGTTCCCCAACATGACGGTGGCGCAGAACATCTGTGTGGTGCCCCGGCTGCTGAAGTACGACAAGGCCCGCTGCGACCAGATCGCCCATGAGCTTTTGGAGATGGTAAACCTGCCTTACGAAAAGTATGGCAGCAAGTACCCCAGCGAGCTTTCCGGCGGGCAGCAGCAGCGCATCGGCGTACTGCGGGCCCTGGCCGCCTCCCCTCCCATCGTGCTGATGGATGAGCCATTCGGCGCGCTGGACCCCATGACCCGCGAGGTGCTGCAGGACGAGGTAAAAAGCCTTCAGCAGAAGCTGAACAAGACCATCGTCTTCGTCACCCATGACATGGGCGAGGCGCTGAAGTTGGCGGACACCATCATCTTTATGGAGTCCGGTGAAATCGTGCAGCAGGCCTCTCCCGAGGAGATGCTGGAGCACCCCGCCAGCGACTTGGTGCGCAGCTTCCTGGGCAAGCATACCTCCGAGTCCTCAGCCCCCTCCAAGGTGGAAAACTACATGCGCACCAACGTGTTCCGGGTCAAGAAGAACCGCGGCGTCCTGGAGTGCGCGGAGATGATGGCGCGCAACAGCGTGGATACGCTTCTGGTCACCGACGAGTCCGGCAAGTACCTGGGCACCGTCTCCATCGGAGATATCCGCCACTGGGGCCGGGAGCTGACCAGCATCGAGCCGCTGATCCGCCAGACCGTGCGGACCGCTCAAATGGGCGACGACGCCAAGGAGAGTTTTGATTACCTGCTGGATTCCGGCGCCAACTACGTGGTCATCCTGAACGAGGACAACACCATCGCCGGCATTGTGACCAAGACCAGCGTGGCCCGGTCGGTGGCGCAAAACCTCTGGGGGGACAGCAAATGAAAGAGTTCTTTGCTACGTATGGCAGCATGCTGAT
Proteins encoded:
- a CDS encoding D-2-hydroxyacid dehydrogenase, which codes for MRILVTDGMDKTALAKLKENGHEVVEQFYEPDALGAALKEFDVAVVRSATKVRAKQIDEAKGGKLKVIIRGGVGVDNIDVDYAKENGIEVRNTPRASSNAVAELALAHMFSCARNVSVAGHTMREGKWEKKAYSKGMELTGKTLGVLGYGRIGQSIGAKAQAFGMNVLAYDIFKVDGLECDTMHYAEMDEVLANSDIITLHTPAIEGKPFINRETIAKMKDGVIFINTSRGTNVDEEALLEALNSGKVRAAGLDVFAEEAASNKELLNHPHVSCTPHIGAGTQEAQQRIGMEIVDIVESFAK
- a CDS encoding TrkA C-terminal domain-containing protein; protein product: MAEKVVPAQYLQIAYDLASRIASGEFQEGSKIYGRSVMASEYSVSPETIRRALKQLADMRVVDVRPQSGVNVLSADNARRYLEQYGEHSDTFALYAQLKDLIGEYTELNHRLIDVTTALLSNSATYSAAANRPFPNYEIRIPKDSALIGKSIGSIRFWQATGGTIVAIRRGQHVILSPGPFAELYAGDVILMVGSEDAVSAAEEFVNRKIVKESVI
- a CDS encoding chloride channel protein, whose protein sequence is MDACRAFFYRVKLYLTALGKWVALAVVTGFCCGILGALFHMGVELATEYRTGHPWLLWLLPAAGLAIVGLYKLTRTEGQGTNDIIDVVHLGKGLSIWLLPTIFFSTLLTHLCGGSAGREGAALQMGGDIGYHMGMMFQMDDRDIRTATLCGMSAFFSALFGTPLTATVFAIVVVSIGVLYHAAFIPCLVGSLTAYWVSLELGVEPTRFAVAAPELDAAMMARVAVLGALCALVSILFCNSIHYLQRALTKCLPNPWVRAAVGGCAVIVLTFLCGTGDYNGAGMEVIVRAVEGGAARPESFLLKILFTAVTLGAGFKGGEVVPSFFVGATFGCWMGPLLGIPAAFGAALGLVSVFCGAVNCPIASIFLSIELFGAGGMLYFALSCGISYMLSGYNGLYSSQTILYSKLKAQYINAKANEYHAGQIWEEEE
- a CDS encoding betaine/proline/choline family ABC transporter ATP-binding protein — protein: MIEFQHVSKSYGKTQILKDLTYTLKDGEFVVLIGPSGCGKTTSLKMINRLIEPDSGHILIDGKDAASINPVELRRHIGYVIQQIGLFPNMTVAQNICVVPRLLKYDKARCDQIAHELLEMVNLPYEKYGSKYPSELSGGQQQRIGVLRALAASPPIVLMDEPFGALDPMTREVLQDEVKSLQQKLNKTIVFVTHDMGEALKLADTIIFMESGEIVQQASPEEMLEHPASDLVRSFLGKHTSESSAPSKVENYMRTNVFRVKKNRGVLECAEMMARNSVDTLLVTDESGKYLGTVSIGDIRHWGRELTSIEPLIRQTVRTAQMGDDAKESFDYLLDSGANYVVILNEDNTIAGIVTKTSVARSVAQNLWGDSK
- the serC gene encoding 3-phosphoserine/phosphohydroxythreonine transaminase, with the protein product MKYGRTFNFSAGPAMMPEPVLEEIAGEVLNYRGSGMSVMEMSHRSKVFQTIVDETEADLRKLMGIPDNYKVLFVQGGGTLQFAMVPMNLMKNGVACYVETGSWSKKAIAEAKKYGEVKVVASSADKNFTYVPDCSDLDIPDNADYVYICENETINGTTYTSLPNTKGKILVSDQSSMFLSKPCNVSDYGLIWAGVQKNVGPAGMAVVIVREDLIRDDLADYVPTYMKYKTHADSGSMYNTPNCWAIYCCGKVFKYLMDMGGLEAMNQRNIEKAQVLYDFLDSSKLFKGTVEKQYRSLMNIPFTTGDKEMDADVVAATKAAGYDNLKGHKSVGALRASTYNAMPKEGVEALVGFLSKYEAEHTK